In Silene latifolia isolate original U9 population chromosome 3, ASM4854445v1, whole genome shotgun sequence, a single window of DNA contains:
- the LOC141649779 gene encoding uncharacterized protein LOC141649779 — protein sequence MNLLSLNCRGQGNPDAVGGLRNLIRRETPALVFLCETKLSSVEFALVMASFDEYSSMSVDSMGRSGGLAFLWKKDIHVTFRSAYVHFMDFDIRVDEQDWRCTGFYGWPAVPGPSPVLVAVTGGTRAQWQMNNFRDAVDVCELSDLDVEGYAFTFDNGQAGEDNRKCRLDRAMKNEGWRELFPYAKIWVGEEGCEDTIRRAWEESDWDVVDTISRCARELQKWKGLSIGKIMRDINRKRKRLEWLNVNERSVSNVRERKVVMRELNDLLKQEEIFWQQRSRALWLKEGDRNTKYFHRKAGQRKKKNRICRVTDEEGRVITGERGIKAAAVKHFKSLCTSSKPAGFSELLVGVRDRVTGAMNEVFGGEYRGEEVFEALQQMHPLKALGPDGMNALFYQTYWHIVGPSVTRLVLRILNGGEFPAVINKTHIVLIPKKKAPDRFVDYRPISLCNVLYKLVAKVLANRLKIFLGDLVSENQSAFTPGRLISDNILVAFEMFHYMKNARSGGGAYGSKA from the exons ATGAATCTCTTAAGCCTAAACTGCAGAGGACAGGGCAACCCCGATGCAGTTGGAGGGCTCCGGAATCTTATCCGAAGGGAGACCCCAGCTTTAGTTTTCCTTTGTGAAACGAAGCTGAGTAGTGTAGAGTTTGCTTTAGTTATGGCGAGTTTTGACGAGTATAGTAGTATGTCTGTTGATAGTATGGGTCGTTCTGGAGGGCTTGCTTTTCTGTGGAAAAAAGATATTCATGTCACTTTTCGATCTGCTTATGTTCATTTTATGGATTTTGATATACGGGTGGATGAACAGGATTGGAGATGCACTGGTTTTTATGGGTGGCCTGCGGTCCCAGGACCGTCACCTGTCTTGGTCGCTGTTACG GGGGGTACGAGGGCACAGTGGCAAATGAATAATTTTAGGGATGCTGTGGATGTGTGTGAGCTGAGTGATTTAGATGTGGAGGGGTATGCGTTTACTTTTGACAATGGGCAGGCTGGGGAGGATAATAGGAAATGTCGGCTAGATCGGGCAATGAAGAACGAAGGGTGGAGGGAACTTTTTCCTTATGCAAAG ATATGGGTTGGCGAAGAAGGGTGTGAAGATACAATTAGGCGAGCTTGGGAGGAGAGTGACTGGGATGTTGTAGATACGATTTCTAGGTGTGCAAGGGAGCTGCAGAAATGGAAAGGATTGAGTATTGGTAAGATTATGAGGGATATTAATAGAAAGAGGAAGAGGCTTGAGTGGTTAAATGTAAATGAGAGATCAGTAAGTAATGTACGGGAAAGGAAAGTTGTTATGAGGGAGTTGAATGATTTACTTAAGCAGGAAGAAATTTTTTGGCAACAACGTTCTCGGGCATTATGGTTAAAAGAGGGGGACCGGAATACAAAATACTTTCATAGGAAGGCTGGGCAACGTAAGAAAAAGAACCGGATATGTCGTGTGACTGATGAGGAGGGACGGGTCATTACCGGAGAGAGGGGTATAAAGGCGGCAGCAGTGAAGCACTTTAAATCGCTGTGTACGTCTTCCAAGCCGGCGGGTTTTAGCGAGTTATTGGTGGGTGTGCGAGATAGGGTTACGGGGGCGATGAATGAAGTGTTTGGGGGCGAGTATAGGGGAGAGGAAGTCTTCGAAGCGCTGCAACAAATGCACCCGTTGAAAGCTCTTGGGCCTGATGGGATGAATGCGCTTTTTTATCAAACATATTGGCATATTGTGGGTCCATCTGTTACTCGTTTGGTGCTGCGGATTCTAAATGGAGGTGAGTTCCCTGCTGttattaataaaactcatatTGTCTTAATTCCAAAGAAGAAGGCGCCGGACAGATTTGTTGACTATCGACCGATAAGCTTGTGCAATGTTTTATATAAGCTAGTGGCGAAGGTTCTCGCTAACCGGCTTAAAATATTTTTGGGCGACTTAGTCTCGGAAAATCAGAGTGCTTTTACTCCCGGTAGGTTAATTTCTGATAATATTCTGGTTGCTTTTGAGATGTTTCATTATATGAAGAATGCCCGAAGTGGTGGGGGGGCATATGGCTCTAAAGCTTGA
- the LOC141649780 gene encoding uncharacterized protein LOC141649780, translating to MGFAGQWIFNNMRCVRSVSYEVLINGAPSEPFVPTRGLRQGDPLSPYLFILCAEVLSSMIRRKVEEGVLHGIRVAPGAPVVSHLFFADDSIIFVKANENQARVVMDVLSKYERASGQLVSKKKTMVSFSKGTVEWRREKVARVLGVQVVAEQDRYLGLPTVIGQSKHALTKIVCDKLNNKMQGWRVNFCNDLRSIVSRFWWGSAGGARKISWLSWEFMCRAKGKYFPNGTFIDAPIGNNPSYTWRSICEAKCVMGLGLRKRVGNGIDTRVWLDPWIPNTSSRCVVSPREDNDLEMKVAELMVVGESRWDREKVEAVFLPFEVERILNIRLSEHSREDSRCWDKAKDGEYSVKEGYRLLAADKSGEGEQSDSSMGGWLWKTLWVAPVLPRIKAFMWQLCNNALPVKANIAARLRGVDGSCPRCHFEAESVSMS from the exons ATGGGGTTTGCAGGGCAGTGGATATTTAATAACATGAGATGTGTTCGGTCGGTGTCATATGAGGTGTTAATTAATGGGGCTCCGTCTGAGCCTTTTGTTCCTACTCGAGGTCTGCGACAGGGTGATCCTTTGTCTCCGTATTTGTTTATTCTCTGTGCAGAGGTGCTTTCTAGTatgattaggaggaaagtggaGGAGGGGGTCTTGCATGGGATTCGGGTGGCACCTGGGGCACCGGTGGTTTCTCATTTGTTTTTCGCAGATGATAGTATTATTTTTGTTAAGGCAAATGAGAACCAAGCTCGAGTTGTCATGGATGTTTTGAGTAAGTATGAGAGGGCGTCAGGGCAGCTTGTAAGTAAGAAGAAAACGATGGTATCTTTCAGTAAGGGCACGGTGGAGTGGCGAAGGGAGAAGGTGGCGAGAGTCTTGGGTGTGCAGGTCGTTGCGGAGCAGGACAGGTATCTGGGTTTGCCGACGGTTATAGGGCAGTCTAAGCATGCTCTCACCAAAATTGTTTGTGATAAACTTAATAATAAAATGCAAGGTTGGCGAG TTAATTTTTGCAATGACCTTCGGTCTATTGTATCGAGATTTTGGTGGGGTTCAGCTGGAGGTGCGCGAAAGATTTCGTGGTTGTCTTGGGAGTTTATGTGTCGGGCAAAG GGTAAGTACTTTCCGAATGGCACGTTTATAGATGCGCCAATAGGTAACAATCCGAGCTATACATGGAGGAGTATTTGTGAGGCAAAGTGTGTTATGGGTTTGGGCTTAAGGAAAAGAGTGGGTAATGGAATTGATACGCGGGTTTGGTTGGATCCTTGGATACCCAATACCTCTTCTAGGTGTGTTGTCTCGCCAAGAGAGGATAATGATCTTGAGATGAAAGTAGCAGAGCTTATGGTGGTGGGTGAGTCACGGTGGGATCGGGAGAAGGTGGAGGCTGTTTTTCTGCCTTTTGAGGTGGAAAGGATTTTGAATATCCGTCTGAGTGAGCATTCTAGGGAGGATAGCCGGTGTTGGGATAAGGCGAAGGATGGGGAGTACTCGGTGAAGGAGGGGTATCGTCTGTTAGCAGCAGATAAGAGCGGAGAGGGGGAGCAGTCGGATAGCTCGATGGGGGGTTGGTTGTGGAAGACGTTATGGGTTGCCCCGGTTTTACCGCGTATTAAAGCTTTTATGTGGCAGCTGTGTAACAATGCGTTGCCGGTCAAGGCTAATATAGCAGCACGTCTAAGAGGGGTGGATGGCTCTTGTCCTCGGTGTCATTTTGAAGCTGAGTCTGTGTCCATGTCTTGA
- the LOC141648149 gene encoding uncharacterized protein LOC141648149, with amino-acid sequence MSGNPRVRSINQAQSEQRKVIIEPKNPINKLNKRAESVKEKKQAQLPPTLSPPLRNLSAPSSLRHGSQLLRGNLSLNASCSSDASTDSSHSGASTGRISRSSAPSVRRKNEVTKFDRVFSDNGGYGKMAKVGVNNGDHGDDDELVGDVGGLVLKKRCGWVTSSTDPSYASFHDEEWGVPEHDDNKLFELLSLSVALAELTWPAILNKRSTFKEVFLGFDPISISKSNEKKICGPGTLGSSLLSEMKLRNIFENARQVCKIKSEFGSFDKYIWGFMNQIPIVNKFRYSRQVPAKTSKADLISKDLVRRGFRGVGPTVVYSFMQAAGLTNDHLTTCFRFRECVEASEGPKEDGQATIDVDETVDMVKVELTRALDEVSISSD; translated from the exons ATGTCAGGTAATCCTAGGGTTAGGTCGATTAATCAAGCTCAATCGGAGCAAAGAAAGGTAATCATCGAACCCAAAAACCCGATAAACAAGCTGAATAAGAGGGCAGAGAGTGTAAAAGAGAAGAAACAAGCTCAATTACCACCCACATTGTCGCCGCCATTGAGGAACTTGAGTGCGCCGTCGAGTTTACGACACGGTAGTCAGCTGTTACGTGGGAATTTATCACTTAATGCGTCGTGTTCGTCTGATGCATCAACGGATTCTTCGCATAGTGGGGCGTCGACGGGAAGGATTAGTAGGAGTAGTGCGCCAAGTGTGAGGAGGAAGAATGAGGTGACTAAGTTTGATCGTGTTTTTAGTGATAATGGTGGTTATGGTAAAATGGCGAAAGTCGGGGTTAATAATGGTGAtcatggtgatgatgatgaattAGTTGGTGATGTGGGTGGTTTGGTGTTGAAGAAAAGGTGTGGTTGGGTTACATCTTCTACTG ATCCATCATATGCCTCTTTTCACGATGAAGAATGGGGAGTTCCAGAGCATGATGACAA CAAATTGTTCGAGCTGCTCAGTCTTTCTGTTGCTTTAGCTGAGCTAACATGGCCGGCTATACTGAACAAGAGAAGTACATTCAA GGAGGTCTTTTTGGGGTTTGATCCAATCTCCATCTCTAAATCAAATGAGAAGAAGATTTGTGGCCCTGGTACTCTTGGCAGTAGCTTACTATCAGAGATGAAGCTCCGTAACATATTTGAAAATGCTCGTCAAGTTTGCAAG ATTAAAAGCGAGTTTGGGTCATTTGATAAGTACATATGGGGGTTTATGAACCAAATTCCCATAGTGAACAAGTTCCGATACTCTCGTCAGGTCCCGGCCAAGACCTCCAAAGCAGATTTAATTAGCAAAGATCTGGTTCGGAGAGGGTTTCGAGGAGTAGGTCCCACAGTCGTCTACTCGTTTATGCAAGCAGCTGGTTTGACCAATGATCATCTGACAACATGCTTCAGATTCCGGGAATGCGTTGAAGCCTCGGAAGGTCCCAAGGAAGATGGCCAAGCAACTATCGACGTGGATGAGACGGTAGACATGGTGAAGGTGGAGCTTACTAGAGCTTTGGATGAAGTTAGTATTTCTTCAGATTGA